In a single window of the Mesorhizobium shangrilense genome:
- a CDS encoding 16S rRNA (uracil(1498)-N(3))-methyltransferase has protein sequence MRANYRMQRLFVPDDLEAGRRFETSPTQSHYLANVLRLAEDAEVLVFNGRDGEWLARISARTKKSMQLTAVEETRPQPPHPDLIYCFAPLKQGRLDYLVQKAVEMGAGVLQPVATQHTQVAKPGIERLRANVVEAAEQCGILAVPDVRESVRLDRLLADWETDRRLIFCDEDADTNNPLPKLSALQDRKLALLVGPEGGFSEDERRMLRALPFVTAIPLGPRILRADTAAVAALAVIQATVGDW, from the coding sequence ATGCGGGCAAACTACAGAATGCAGCGGCTCTTCGTGCCGGATGACCTTGAGGCGGGGCGGCGGTTCGAAACCAGCCCGACACAAAGCCACTATCTTGCCAACGTGCTGCGGCTCGCCGAGGACGCGGAAGTGCTGGTCTTCAACGGGCGCGACGGCGAGTGGCTGGCGCGCATCTCGGCGCGGACGAAGAAATCCATGCAACTGACCGCCGTGGAAGAGACCCGGCCGCAGCCGCCCCATCCCGACCTCATCTACTGCTTCGCCCCGCTGAAGCAGGGCCGGCTCGACTATCTCGTGCAGAAGGCGGTGGAGATGGGGGCCGGCGTGCTGCAGCCGGTCGCCACGCAGCACACGCAGGTGGCGAAACCTGGCATCGAGCGGCTGCGCGCCAATGTGGTCGAGGCGGCGGAGCAGTGCGGCATACTGGCCGTTCCGGACGTCCGCGAATCCGTGCGGCTGGATCGGCTGCTCGCCGACTGGGAGACGGACCGGCGGCTGATCTTCTGCGACGAGGACGCCGACACGAACAATCCCCTGCCAAAGCTCTCGGCGCTGCAGGATCGGAAGCTCGCACTGCTGGTCGGCCCGGAAGGCGGCTTCTCCGAGGACGAGCGGCGCATGCTGCGCGCCCTGCCCTTCGTCACCGCCATTCCGCTGGGTCCGCGCATTCTCAGGGCAGACACCGCAGCCGTCGCCGCGCTGGCGGTCATCCAGGCGACGGTCGGGGACTGGTGA
- a CDS encoding glutamate--cysteine ligase, whose amino-acid sequence MARDTSDFRPIEKLDELVDYLAAGNKPREKWRIGTEHEKFPFYVDGNAPVPYGGNRGIRALLEGMQKTLGWDPIIDDGRIIGLVEPTGQGAISLEPGGQFELSGAPVETIHQTCREGNAHLAQLREIAEPLGIRFLGLGGSPKWTLAETPQMPKSRYEIMTRYMPKVGSHGLDMMYRTCTIQVNLDFESEADMRRKMQVSLKLQPLATALFANSPFTEGRPNGWQSWRGEIWRDTDNQRSGLKEFCFSPEFGFADYVEWALDVPMYFVIRDGRYHDMTHMTFRQFMDGKARNEVPNGVATMGDWANHLSTLFPDVRLKRFLEMRGADGGPWRRICALPAFWVGLLYDATALDAAEALTADWSFEEVREMRDAVPTQAIATRFRNRDLRELGRDVLAISRAGLKARARKNRDGYDETSFLNTLDEVVARGTTSAEEMLNAYHTRWGDSIEPVFLEYAY is encoded by the coding sequence ATGGCGCGCGATACATCGGATTTCCGTCCGATTGAAAAGCTCGACGAACTGGTCGACTACCTCGCAGCGGGCAACAAACCGCGCGAAAAGTGGCGCATCGGTACCGAGCACGAAAAATTCCCCTTCTATGTCGACGGAAACGCGCCCGTTCCCTATGGCGGGAATCGCGGCATCCGCGCCCTGCTCGAAGGCATGCAGAAGACGCTCGGCTGGGACCCGATCATCGACGACGGCCGCATCATCGGCCTGGTCGAGCCGACCGGCCAGGGCGCCATCAGCCTTGAACCCGGAGGGCAGTTCGAACTGTCGGGCGCGCCGGTGGAAACGATCCACCAAACCTGCCGCGAGGGCAACGCCCATCTGGCGCAGCTGCGCGAGATCGCCGAGCCGCTCGGCATCCGTTTCCTCGGCCTCGGCGGCAGCCCGAAATGGACGCTCGCCGAAACGCCGCAAATGCCGAAATCGCGCTACGAGATCATGACGCGATACATGCCGAAGGTCGGCAGCCACGGCCTCGACATGATGTATCGCACCTGCACCATCCAAGTGAACCTCGACTTCGAGAGCGAAGCCGACATGCGCCGCAAGATGCAGGTGTCGCTGAAGCTGCAGCCGCTGGCGACCGCGCTGTTCGCCAACTCGCCCTTCACCGAAGGCCGCCCGAACGGCTGGCAATCGTGGCGCGGCGAAATCTGGCGCGACACCGACAACCAGCGCTCCGGCCTCAAGGAGTTCTGCTTCTCGCCGGAGTTCGGCTTCGCCGACTATGTCGAGTGGGCGCTGGACGTTCCGATGTATTTCGTCATCAGGGATGGCCGCTACCACGACATGACCCACATGACTTTCCGCCAGTTCATGGACGGCAAGGCGCGCAACGAAGTGCCGAACGGCGTCGCGACGATGGGCGACTGGGCGAACCACCTGTCGACGCTGTTCCCCGACGTGCGCCTGAAGCGGTTCCTGGAGATGCGCGGGGCGGACGGCGGCCCCTGGCGCCGCATCTGCGCGCTGCCCGCCTTCTGGGTCGGCCTGCTTTACGATGCGACGGCGCTGGACGCGGCGGAGGCGCTGACGGCCGACTGGAGTTTTGAAGAGGTGCGCGAGATGCGCGACGCCGTGCCGACGCAGGCGATCGCGACCCGCTTCCGCAATCGGGACCTGCGCGAGTTGGGGCGGGACGTGCTGGCGATCTCGCGCGCCGGATTGAAGGCCCGCGCGCGGAAGAACCGCGACGGCTACGACGAGACGAGTTTTCTCAATACGCTCGACGAAGTCGTGGCGCGCGGCACCACCAGCGCGGAAGAGATGCTCAACGCCTACCACACCCGCTGGGGCGACTCGATCGAGCCGGTGTTTTTGGAGTACGCGTATTAG
- a CDS encoding phytanoyl-CoA dioxygenase, with protein sequence MSEASHSGLSQAQIAHFIEHGYLKLQDAFDGELARQGRNQLWSAMGLSPDAPETWTQPVVRLGFMTGKPFVEAANTPLLQGAYDALVGKGRWLKPKGLGTFPVRFPSPNDPGDAGWHVDASFGTDNPDFMQWRVNVKSSGRALLMLFLFSGVGEMDAPTKIRKGSHRAIAKQLLPHGEGGLTLGELAADFFASTADCEEVLAIGPAGTVYLCHPFLVHSAQPHRGAKPRFMAQPPLLPKGEFDPSLPPSPVQVAIRRAIGAEV encoded by the coding sequence ATGTCGGAAGCTTCTCATTCCGGTCTGAGCCAAGCTCAGATCGCGCACTTCATTGAACACGGGTATCTCAAGCTTCAGGATGCCTTCGATGGCGAACTTGCCAGGCAAGGGCGAAACCAGCTCTGGAGCGCCATGGGCCTTTCCCCTGACGCACCGGAGACGTGGACACAGCCCGTGGTCCGGCTGGGGTTCATGACGGGCAAACCCTTCGTCGAAGCCGCCAACACACCGCTTTTGCAGGGTGCGTACGATGCCTTGGTCGGAAAGGGGCGATGGTTGAAGCCCAAGGGTCTGGGCACATTCCCGGTCCGTTTCCCGTCGCCAAATGATCCAGGCGATGCGGGATGGCACGTCGATGCCAGCTTTGGCACCGACAATCCCGACTTTATGCAGTGGCGGGTCAACGTGAAAAGCAGTGGCCGCGCCCTGCTCATGTTGTTCCTCTTCTCCGGTGTTGGGGAAATGGATGCGCCGACCAAGATTCGGAAAGGGTCGCACCGCGCGATCGCCAAGCAGTTGCTACCACATGGAGAGGGTGGTCTCACGCTCGGCGAACTGGCCGCTGACTTCTTCGCATCGACTGCGGACTGTGAAGAAGTGCTGGCCATCGGACCAGCGGGAACTGTCTATCTCTGCCATCCCTTCCTGGTCCACTCTGCACAACCGCATCGCGGAGCCAAGCCTCGTTTCATGGCCCAACCTCCTCTACTGCCGAAGGGTGAGTTTGACCCGTCGCTACCACCCTCTCCGGTGCAAGTAGCCATCCGCAGGGCGATTGGGGCGGAGGTCTAG
- a CDS encoding DUF937 domain-containing protein — protein sequence MPNLFDMLNQSQNGQGMEMLARQFGLSQQQVQQAVEALLPAFSQGLKRNAADPYGIGGFLTALASGQHSRYFDDASAAFSPQGMAEGNGILGHLFGSKDLSRAVASQAAQATGIGQDVMKQMLPALASMIMGGMFKQSTNQMQAGGFEGGSNPLRDIIEQMMQQGGGSTAGGQQPRQQAPQPSNPFDNPFGKVLQDMFGGGAQSQAPETRAQPRQQQPGPFGDNPWGKVLEEMMRGGGQAQPAPQPQPAPRQRQQANPSGRQKNPYDDIFGDMFETGRQQRDEYQKGVESIFDQFTRGMDRHR from the coding sequence ATGCCCAATCTGTTCGACATGCTCAACCAGTCCCAGAACGGCCAGGGCATGGAGATGCTGGCCAGGCAGTTCGGGCTTTCGCAGCAGCAGGTTCAGCAGGCGGTGGAAGCGCTGCTGCCGGCCTTCAGCCAGGGGCTGAAGCGGAATGCCGCCGATCCCTATGGCATCGGGGGGTTTCTAACCGCGCTGGCAAGCGGCCAGCATTCGAGATATTTCGATGATGCTTCGGCTGCCTTTTCGCCTCAGGGCATGGCGGAAGGCAACGGGATTCTCGGCCATCTCTTCGGCTCGAAGGATCTCTCGCGCGCCGTGGCGAGCCAGGCCGCACAGGCGACCGGCATCGGCCAGGATGTCATGAAGCAGATGCTGCCGGCGCTGGCCTCGATGATCATGGGCGGCATGTTCAAGCAGTCCACCAACCAGATGCAGGCCGGCGGTTTCGAAGGCGGCAGCAATCCCCTGCGCGACATCATCGAGCAGATGATGCAGCAGGGAGGCGGTTCGACCGCGGGTGGTCAACAGCCCCGCCAACAGGCGCCCCAACCTTCAAATCCTTTCGACAATCCGTTCGGAAAAGTGCTGCAGGACATGTTCGGCGGCGGCGCGCAGAGCCAGGCTCCGGAAACGCGAGCCCAGCCACGCCAGCAGCAGCCCGGGCCTTTCGGCGACAACCCGTGGGGGAAGGTGCTCGAGGAGATGATGCGCGGCGGCGGCCAGGCACAGCCGGCGCCGCAGCCCCAACCTGCCCCGCGCCAGCGCCAGCAGGCCAATCCGAGCGGCCGGCAAAAGAATCCTTACGACGACATCTTTGGCGACATGTTCGAAACGGGCCGCCAGCAGCGCGACGAGTATCAGAAGGGCGTTGAATCCATCTTCGACCAGTTCACGCGGGGAATGGACCGGCATCGCTAA
- a CDS encoding DUF1127 domain-containing protein has translation MTTIEHSHFSTPKARPAISTRAAELVVSALKAYRNRRAIYHLGNLTDTELADIGLRRADLHLAARSPFGVDPTERLGVIAEARAEEASIRRAA, from the coding sequence ATGACCACGATCGAACACAGCCATTTTTCAACGCCCAAGGCGCGTCCGGCGATTTCGACCCGGGCCGCGGAACTCGTTGTCAGCGCGTTGAAGGCATACAGGAACCGCCGCGCCATCTACCATCTCGGCAATCTGACCGACACCGAACTGGCTGACATCGGCCTGCGCCGGGCAGATCTCCATCTGGCCGCCCGCTCGCCGTTCGGCGTCGACCCGACCGAACGCTTGGGCGTTATCGCCGAGGCGCGTGCGGAAGAGGCGTCCATACGCCGGGCCGCCTGA